The proteins below are encoded in one region of Apium graveolens cultivar Ventura chromosome 4, ASM990537v1, whole genome shotgun sequence:
- the LOC141719847 gene encoding uncharacterized protein LOC141719847: MYLLLLVTITYAFIVCVFTYHTCLREQRGLPLINSGFLARKYLPEFRINPTWPIKSFHKTVLKDLQIDFPAHILRKARRKCMKTINGTHEEQYEKLWDYKIELLKRNPNSTVEIDIELGNVGQFRRIYICLGGLKHGFKLGCMKVIRLDGCHIKTVYKGQLLCAVAIDPNNCMFPLAYAVVEAERLETWRWFLVLLVQDFDIRTRDGWTFISDRQKGLLNVVEEMIPMDEQRYCVRHMHNNFKQKYGGRSLKEKLWSCDRASNVESFQNAMNIVKEENVGAWK, translated from the exons ATGTATCTTTTACTATTGGTGACCATAACTTATGCTTTTATTGTTTGTGTCTTTACATACCACACATGTTTGAGAGAGCAAAGAGGTCTTCCCCTTATTAACTCTGGTTTTCTAGCAAGGAAGTATCTGCCTGAATTCAGGATAAATCCAACTTGGCCTATCAAATCTTTCCACAAGACTGTCTTGAAGGATTTGCAAATTGATTTCCCAGCTCATATTCTCAGAAAAGCAAGAAGGAAGTGCATGAAGACCATCAATGGCACACATGAGGAGCAATATGAGAAACTGTGGGATTACAAGATAGAGCTTTTGAAAAGAAATCCCAACTCTACAGTTGAGATTGACATTGAACTAG GAAATGTTGGTCAATTTAGGAGGATCTACATCTGCCTTGGTGGATTAAAACATGGATTCAAGCTAGGGTGCATGAAGGTGATTAGATTAGATGGATGCCATATTAAAACAGTGTATAAAGGTCAGTTATTGTGTGCAGTTGCCATTGATCCTAATAACTGTATGTTCCCTTTAGCATATGCAGTAGTAGAAGCTGAGAGGTTAGAAACATGGAGGTGGTTTCTTGTTTTACTAGTTCAGGACTTTGATATTAGGACTAGGGATGGGTGGACTTTCATTAGTGACAGGCAAAAAGGGTTGTTAAATGTGGTAGAAGAAATGATACCAATGGATGAGCAGAGATATTGTGTTAGGCATATGCATAATAACTTCAAGCAAAAATATGGGGGTAGGTCACTTAAGGAGAAGTTATGGAGCTGTGATAGGGCAAGTAATGTAGAGTCCTTTCAGAATGCCATGAACATTGTCAAGGAGGAAAATGTAGGAGCTTGGAAATGA